A window of the Dyadobacter pollutisoli genome harbors these coding sequences:
- the bamA gene encoding outer membrane protein assembly factor BamA yields the protein MNLVKNLNKPLAHLKGILAFMLICSCLSATAQRVGLGATVKPATPAANMGIDPANPKEYTIAEVTVSGTQFLDPNSMISISGLKPGDKIRIPGPAVTSSIKRMMDFGTLDDVEILATKIQDEKVWLNIHIKERPRLYKVSFSGIRKGERETLNDKVKLIKGRVITPTIIKNTQLVIKKYYMDKGFYNTKVKVLQIPDSTRGQATLNFTITKGKKVKIEKINIEGNTAISDQLLKRKMKGTKQKRIGRLFNPSKYIPKKYDEDKEKLIAYYRKNGYRDATITFDTIKNGNETISIDMKIDEGTKYYYRNITWSGNYLYNSQFLGERLGVKKGDVYNPEELEKKINGIPGADVSSIYMDDGYLYFRLEPTEKAVEGDSIDIELRMFEGKQATINRILLNGNTKTSDRVVLRELFTLPGQKFSKTEIINTQRQLSQMGYFDPEKIQINPIPNQSDGTVDIEYTVEEKPSDQIELSGGWGGYIGFVGTLGLVFNNFSLKNIPNRETWRPLPSGDGQKLSLRFQANGKQYQTYSLSFSEPWLGGKKPINFGVSLQRTVYRMTDYSSIYGLGSGGSRNISYRGGYYNNGITFSLGRRLKEPDRNLVMTHSLSYQRYRLDSLDIFRIGYSTGSSNNISFNTTISRNTLSDFQFPRSGSNISLSGTFTPPYSLLRKKAFTDKTDTYRWVEYHKWMFDASYYATITGKLVLSTRAHMGFLGAYGSKVGYSPFGRFIVGGSGLAGQGSFSLADQDIIGLRGYQDQKVGPLAQNGYPASGGGIVYNKYVMELRYPVSLNPQATIFILGFAEGGNNWGTYKEFNPFDLKRSAGVGARIFMPAFGLLGIDWGYGFDKIQGEPKRSGPQFHFTIGQQIR from the coding sequence ATGAACCTTGTGAAAAATTTGAATAAACCATTAGCACATCTGAAAGGTATCCTGGCATTTATGCTGATATGCAGCTGCTTATCTGCAACAGCACAACGGGTTGGACTGGGCGCAACAGTCAAGCCGGCTACACCAGCCGCCAATATGGGCATAGATCCCGCGAATCCAAAAGAGTATACAATTGCCGAAGTAACTGTTTCAGGAACACAGTTTCTGGATCCTAATTCCATGATTTCAATTTCTGGTTTGAAGCCTGGGGACAAGATCAGGATCCCGGGACCAGCCGTAACTTCATCGATCAAGAGAATGATGGATTTCGGTACGTTGGATGACGTGGAGATTCTGGCAACAAAGATTCAGGACGAAAAAGTTTGGTTAAACATTCATATCAAGGAAAGGCCAAGGCTCTACAAAGTATCATTCTCAGGTATCCGTAAAGGAGAGCGGGAAACACTTAATGACAAGGTGAAGCTGATCAAAGGCCGTGTGATCACGCCAACGATCATTAAAAATACTCAGCTGGTCATCAAGAAATATTACATGGATAAAGGATTTTACAACACCAAAGTGAAGGTGCTGCAGATCCCGGATTCAACACGAGGCCAGGCTACATTGAATTTTACCATTACCAAGGGTAAAAAGGTTAAAATCGAAAAGATCAATATTGAAGGAAACACTGCTATCAGCGATCAACTGCTGAAACGCAAGATGAAAGGAACCAAGCAAAAGAGAATTGGCAGACTTTTCAACCCTTCAAAATACATTCCTAAAAAATACGACGAGGACAAGGAGAAACTGATCGCATACTACCGTAAAAACGGTTATCGTGACGCTACGATCACTTTTGACACCATTAAAAATGGTAATGAAACGATCAGTATCGACATGAAGATCGATGAGGGAACAAAATACTACTACCGTAATATCACCTGGTCGGGTAATTACCTGTACAATTCACAGTTCCTGGGCGAACGTTTGGGTGTAAAGAAAGGCGATGTTTACAATCCGGAAGAACTGGAAAAGAAGATCAATGGTATCCCGGGTGCGGATGTCAGCTCCATTTACATGGATGATGGTTACCTGTATTTCCGCCTTGAGCCTACCGAAAAAGCGGTAGAGGGTGATTCAATTGATATTGAATTGAGAATGTTCGAAGGTAAGCAGGCTACTATTAACCGCATCCTTTTGAACGGAAATACTAAAACCAGTGACAGGGTAGTGCTTCGCGAGCTATTTACATTGCCGGGGCAGAAGTTTAGCAAAACTGAGATCATCAACACACAGCGCCAATTATCTCAAATGGGATATTTTGACCCTGAGAAAATCCAGATCAACCCCATTCCTAACCAGTCTGACGGAACGGTGGATATCGAGTATACTGTGGAGGAAAAACCTTCCGATCAGATTGAATTATCAGGTGGATGGGGCGGTTACATTGGTTTTGTAGGAACATTAGGTCTTGTATTCAATAACTTCTCATTGAAAAACATTCCTAACCGTGAAACGTGGCGCCCATTGCCTTCGGGTGACGGACAGAAATTATCCCTTCGTTTTCAGGCAAACGGAAAGCAGTACCAGACTTACTCACTTTCATTCAGTGAGCCCTGGCTTGGAGGAAAGAAGCCAATCAACTTTGGGGTTTCCCTTCAAAGAACCGTTTATCGGATGACTGATTACAGTTCAATCTACGGTTTGGGTTCAGGAGGCTCACGGAATATCAGCTACCGTGGTGGGTACTATAACAATGGTATCACATTCTCACTAGGCCGTCGTTTGAAAGAACCGGATCGTAACCTCGTGATGACGCACTCGCTGTCTTATCAGCGGTATCGTCTGGATAGCCTGGACATTTTCCGCATCGGATACAGCACAGGTAGTTCCAACAACATTTCTTTTAATACAACCATTTCAAGAAATACATTAAGTGATTTCCAATTCCCGAGAAGCGGAAGCAATATTTCTTTGAGCGGAACATTCACGCCGCCATATTCTTTGTTACGGAAAAAGGCATTCACGGATAAAACCGATACTTACCGCTGGGTTGAATACCACAAATGGATGTTCGATGCAAGTTACTATGCGACCATTACAGGCAAGCTGGTACTGAGCACCAGGGCGCACATGGGTTTCCTGGGAGCATACGGAAGCAAAGTAGGTTACAGCCCATTTGGTCGCTTCATCGTCGGTGGATCAGGTCTGGCAGGTCAGGGGTCATTCTCTTTGGCTGATCAGGACATCATCGGTCTGCGTGGTTACCAGGATCAGAAAGTAGGACCATTGGCACAAAATGGTTACCCGGCCTCAGGTGGTGGTATCGTTTACAACAAATATGTAATGGAACTTCGTTATCCGGTTTCATTGAATCCACAGGCTACGATTTTTATCCTCGGATTTGCTGAGGGAGGTAATAACTGGGGTACTTATAAAGAGTTCAATCCGTTCGATTTGAAAAGATCGGCTGGGGTAGGAGCTCGTATCTTTATGCCGGCGTTCGGGCTTTTGGGTATCGACTGGGGTTATGGATTTGATAAAATCCAGGGCGAACCGAAGCGAAGCGGCCCGCAGTTCCATTTTA